ATCACGGTCGGTAGTCGAAGATCCGTTTAAATGGGCCTACACGCTAGAAGATTACGGGTACACAGGCTGGGAGATTGTACAGGAGGGGTCACAGTGCCTGAGCAGTAAAACCGTTCAGAACCTGAAAAATATTTATGATACCACCAGCCTGGAACTGACCCTGCACTTGCCCTTTTCGGATATGAACCTTGCAGGCTTGAATGACTCAATCCGCGCAGAAGTCCTCAGGCAGATGAAGCATTATCTGACCCTTGCCTCTAACTATGTGAACCTCGCTGTGGTACATCCGGGATATCTCTCTCCTTATGGAGCACAGGTCCCACAGCAAGCTTATATGACAAACCTTGCTTCCATCAGGGAATTATGTGATTTTGCAGCCGATCTCGGGGTCTTGATAGCTGTCGAAAACATGCCAGACCTTCCAAAGATCTTTGGTAAATATCCCGATGAAATGGAGGAG
This window of the Methanosarcina mazei S-6 genome carries:
- a CDS encoding sugar phosphate isomerase/epimerase family protein → MQLSRISYSSRSVVEDPFKWAYTLEDYGYTGWEIVQEGSQCLSSKTVQNLKNIYDTTSLELTLHLPFSDMNLAGLNDSIRAEVLRQMKHYLTLASNYVNLAVVHPGYLSPYGAQVPQQAYMTNLASIRELCDFAADLGVLIAVENMPDLPKIFGKYPDEMEEMLDAVGSHNIGFTFDVGHANTVGLIDEFLDQLGDRISHVHIHDNMGKKDEHLPIGDGTIDWKHIMDRLSNYKGIFVTEMASIEEGIKSLEFLRKL